In Lautropia mirabilis, one DNA window encodes the following:
- a CDS encoding heavy-metal-associated domain-containing protein, whose amino-acid sequence MAADTPVTFTPQTPPGVVLAHFRPWLTIAHQVPGRLRLKLGKGALNGVSFDGPEGRSEAITTALRRIRGVKNISWNLLARSCTIEYDPAVIPNAAWPDLLANADTPAAQTLRTILDEAHEQLRHAAP is encoded by the coding sequence ATGGCTGCCGATACCCCCGTCACCTTCACCCCGCAGACGCCGCCGGGCGTCGTGCTCGCGCATTTCCGTCCCTGGCTCACCATCGCCCATCAGGTGCCTGGTCGCCTGCGTCTCAAGCTCGGCAAGGGTGCCCTCAATGGCGTCAGCTTCGATGGGCCCGAAGGCCGGTCGGAGGCCATCACCACGGCCCTGCGCCGCATCCGGGGCGTGAAGAACATCAGCTGGAACCTGCTGGCACGCTCCTGCACCATCGAATACGATCCCGCCGTGATCCCGAATGCCGCGTGGCCCGATCTGCTGGCCAATGCCGACACGCCCGCGGCGCAGACCCTGCGAACCATTCTGGATGAAGCCCATGAACAACTTCGCCATGCCGCGCCCTGA
- a CDS encoding MetQ/NlpA family ABC transporter substrate-binding protein, with protein sequence MHTPSRRRFVGAALSAVIASATLLLPIGHAQAADPAHTHLVLGATAGYNYDVLKKAVVPQLEKDGYTVKLIEFNDYIQPNLALAEGSLDANLFQHITYLKRFAEDRKLDLVALVPSTTAPMGIYSERVGKFSDVKEGDSVTLPNDPANLARALQLLAQQGLITLKDGIDPLRVGTRDVAKNPRKLRFVPVEAAQLPRTVGDATLAIVPGNYATAAGLDFTRALTLEKPPVAYQQVVAVRQANQNAAWAQDLKKAFRSEAFRQALDQHFPGYVRPEGL encoded by the coding sequence ATGCACACCCCTTCCCGCCGTCGCTTCGTCGGCGCCGCGCTGTCCGCCGTCATCGCATCGGCCACCCTGCTGCTCCCGATCGGGCATGCCCAGGCCGCCGACCCCGCCCACACGCACCTGGTTCTGGGCGCCACGGCCGGCTACAACTACGACGTGCTGAAGAAAGCTGTCGTGCCCCAGCTGGAAAAGGACGGCTACACCGTCAAGCTGATCGAGTTCAACGACTACATCCAGCCCAATCTGGCGCTGGCCGAAGGCTCGCTGGATGCCAACCTGTTCCAGCACATCACCTACCTGAAGCGTTTTGCCGAGGACCGCAAGCTGGACCTCGTGGCGCTGGTGCCCAGCACCACCGCGCCCATGGGCATCTACTCGGAACGGGTGGGCAAGTTTTCGGACGTGAAGGAAGGGGACAGCGTGACCTTGCCCAACGATCCTGCCAACCTGGCGCGTGCCCTGCAGCTGCTGGCCCAGCAGGGGCTCATCACGCTGAAGGACGGCATCGACCCGCTGCGCGTGGGCACCCGGGACGTGGCCAAGAATCCCCGAAAGCTGCGCTTCGTGCCGGTGGAAGCCGCCCAGCTGCCACGTACCGTGGGTGATGCCACGCTGGCCATCGTGCCCGGCAACTACGCCACGGCCGCCGGCCTGGACTTCACCCGCGCCCTGACCCTGGAAAAGCCCCCGGTGGCCTACCAGCAAGTGGTGGCCGTGCGCCAGGCCAACCAGAACGCCGCCTGGGCCCAGGACCTGAAGAAGGCCTTCCGTTCCGAAGCCTTCCGCCAGGCCCTGGACCAGCACTTCCCGGGCTATGTCCGCCCCGAGGGCCTCTGA
- a CDS encoding SemiSWEET family transporter translates to MKLSAKAASILGIIATITAIGMYVAYLPQIQMNLAGQKGHPIQPAVACVNGLLWVIYALFKKGRDWPVTISNAPGFILGGITFLTAIL, encoded by the coding sequence ATGAAACTCTCTGCAAAAGCCGCCAGCATCCTGGGCATCATCGCCACCATCACTGCCATCGGCATGTACGTGGCCTACCTGCCGCAGATCCAGATGAACCTGGCCGGCCAGAAGGGCCACCCCATCCAGCCGGCCGTGGCCTGCGTCAACGGCCTGCTCTGGGTCATCTACGCCCTCTTCAAGAAAGGGCGTGACTGGCCCGTCACCATCTCCAACGCTCCGGGCTTCATCCTGGGCGGCATCACCTTCCTGACGGCCATCCTCTGA
- a CDS encoding SemiSWEET family transporter, with the protein MQLTDRQTQVLATIATITAVSMYVSYIPQIQMNLAGQKGSALQPLVAAINCTLWVIYALFKPQRDIPVALANAPGIVLGLITFWTAL; encoded by the coding sequence ATGCAACTGACCGATCGGCAGACCCAGGTCCTGGCCACCATCGCCACGATCACGGCAGTCTCGATGTACGTATCCTACATCCCCCAGATCCAGATGAACCTGGCCGGCCAGAAAGGCAGCGCCCTGCAGCCGCTGGTGGCCGCCATCAACTGCACCCTGTGGGTGATATATGCGCTCTTCAAGCCGCAGCGCGACATCCCGGTGGCGCTGGCCAACGCCCCCGGCATCGTGCTGGGCCTCATCACCTTCTGGACTGCTCTCTGA